The following are encoded together in the Astyanax mexicanus isolate ESR-SI-001 chromosome 8, AstMex3_surface, whole genome shotgun sequence genome:
- the si:ch211-284o19.8 gene encoding protein lifeguard 1, whose product MTDIQKQPIPEEVSGGPGVAPADPPPYQTGPDQMQPPPPYPYGSTVYSTYPPVAAAYGPDPTPPVYPAYPPYPPGQGGHVADNLPPEGNMAYTGTECTDTQSVLVDSAFEDKTVRRAFIRKVFSVVTLQLLVTFSVVCVFTFSETVKTAVQSNIWVYISSYIIFMVVAMCLSVCSSFSRLHPWNLISLAVVTLSLSYMVGTVASFHNTTSVVIAMGATLVISFTIIIFSAQTRVDFTICNGIIIILAVDLLMFGFFSIFYYSSMLQILYGCLGALLYSLFLAVDCQLVMGREKYSLNPEEYVFGALIIYLDIIMIFLYILMILGGSSNN is encoded by the exons ATGACGGACATTCAGAAGCAGCCGATTCCTGAGGAGGTGAGCGGCGGCCCCGGTGTGGCTCCAGCTGACCCACCTCCGTATCAAACTGGACCAGATCAGATGCAGCCCCCTCCTCCATACCCCTACGGCTCAACCGTCTACTCCACTTACCCTCCTGTAGCTGCAGCCTATGGTCCAGACCCCACCCCACCTGTGTATCCAGCATATCCACCTTACCCCCCTGGGCAGGGTGGTCATGTAGCGGATAACCTACCCCCTGAGGGTAATATGGCCTATACAG GAACTGAGTGCACAGATACTCAGTCAGTTCTTGTAGATTCAGCATTCGAGGACAAAACCGTGCGGCGGGCTTTTATCAGAAAG GTGTTCAGCGTGGTCACTCTGCAGCTGCTGGTCACCttctcagtagtgtgtgtgttcacCTTCTCGGAAACAGTGAAAACAGCAGTGCAGTCCAACATATGGGTGTACATCAGCTCCTACATCATCTTTATGGTGGTGgctatgtgtctgtctgtttgcTCCTCTTTCAGTCGCTTACACCCATGGAACCTCATCAGCCTG GCGGTAGTGACCTTGAGTCTCTCCTACATGGTGGGAACTGTGGCTTCCTTCCATAACACAACTTCTGTGGTCATTGCTATGGGTGCTACACTAGTCATCTCCTTCACCATCATAATCTTCTCTGCTCAG ACCCGAGTGGATTTTACTATATGTAATGGTATTATCATCATTCTGGCAGTCGATCTGCTCATGTTTGGCTTCTTCAGCATATTTTACTACTCAAGCATGTTACAGATTTTGTACGGATGTCTGGGAGCTCTGCTTTATTCACTG ttTCTGGCGGTGGACTGTCAGTTGGTGATGGGTCGGGAGAAGTACAGCCTGAATCCTGAGGAGTATGTCTTTGGAGCCTTAATCATCTATCTAGACATCATCATGATCTTCCTCTACATCCTCATGATTCTTGGTGGAAGCTCAAACAATTAA